In one window of Fictibacillus phosphorivorans DNA:
- the coaE gene encoding dephospho-CoA kinase (Dephospho-CoA kinase (CoaE) performs the final step in coenzyme A biosynthesis.) produces the protein MIIGLTGGIATGKSTVSNIIKSQGIPVVDADIISREVVMPEKEAYEKIVACFGDQILNDDKTINRAALGEIIFNDSEKRTMLNEIVHPAVRKEMKRQADAYQRSGESLVVMDIPLLFESNLTHMVDRTWLVYTAPELQLQRLINRDHFSEKQALSRIHSQMPITEKKELADVIIMNNGSLVELENDVLLLLNKQKNRPDN, from the coding sequence GTGATTATTGGATTAACAGGAGGCATCGCTACAGGGAAGTCAACAGTCAGCAACATCATCAAGAGTCAAGGAATTCCTGTTGTTGATGCCGATATTATTTCAAGAGAAGTTGTTATGCCAGAGAAAGAAGCGTATGAGAAGATCGTGGCTTGTTTTGGGGACCAAATATTAAATGATGACAAGACAATAAACAGAGCAGCGTTAGGAGAAATCATCTTCAATGATTCAGAAAAAAGAACAATGTTGAACGAGATTGTTCATCCTGCGGTAAGGAAGGAAATGAAACGGCAAGCAGATGCTTATCAACGTTCAGGTGAGTCTTTAGTGGTTATGGATATACCACTCTTATTTGAGAGTAACCTGACACATATGGTTGATCGAACGTGGTTAGTCTATACTGCCCCAGAACTGCAACTTCAAAGATTGATCAACCGTGACCATTTTTCAGAGAAGCAAGCATTGTCTAGAATTCACTCGCAGATGCCGATCACAGAGAAAAAGGAACTGGCAGATGTAATTATCATGAATAATGGCTCTCTTGTAGAATTAGAAAATGATGTTCTATTATTACTTAACAAACAAAAAAACAGACCTGATAACTAA
- the ytaF gene encoding sporulation membrane protein YtaF: MVAYSFVLLALAVSLDSFGAGLTYGMKSIKIPFRSIIIIAICSAVTFLLSMLLGFTLEQFISPKTGEILGGVILLGIGIYSLWQVFLPEKENVECLEKEPKNIVLFEIKSLGIVIHILKKPVMADIDKSGSITGLEAVLLGIALSLDAFGAGIGAALIDLSPSLTTITIALMSALFLWGGMILGLYLFNKTNWMKGLSVLPGVLLIVMGLLKM, encoded by the coding sequence ATGGTGGCTTACTCTTTTGTTTTGTTGGCACTAGCCGTCAGCCTGGACAGTTTTGGAGCCGGATTAACGTATGGAATGAAATCCATTAAAATTCCTTTTCGCTCCATTATCATCATCGCAATTTGTTCAGCTGTTACCTTTTTACTTTCGATGTTGCTTGGATTTACGTTAGAACAATTTATTTCACCTAAGACAGGTGAGATATTGGGAGGCGTGATTCTTCTAGGAATCGGAATCTACTCTCTATGGCAGGTTTTCTTACCAGAAAAAGAGAACGTTGAGTGCTTGGAAAAAGAACCTAAGAACATTGTGCTTTTTGAAATCAAATCGTTAGGAATCGTCATACACATTCTAAAGAAACCAGTTATGGCTGATATCGATAAGTCTGGATCGATTACGGGCTTAGAAGCCGTATTGCTTGGAATAGCATTATCGCTTGATGCATTTGGAGCAGGAATAGGCGCTGCACTCATCGATCTGTCACCTTCATTAACCACCATTACCATTGCGTTGATGAGTGCCTTATTCTTATGGGGTGGTATGATACTAGGATTATATCTTTTTAACAAAACAAACTGGATGAAGGGATTGTCCGTTCTGCCAGGAGTTTTGCTGATCGTAATGGGATTATTAAAAATGTAA
- the mutM gene encoding DNA-formamidopyrimidine glycosylase, whose translation MPELPEVENVKNTLNRFLPGKMITDVKIYWENIIKHPGTEEFILKLKGQTFQSVYRRGKFLIFHLDEDVLVSHLRMEGKYGLNQKDEPADKHTHVIFQFSDGTELRYRDVRKFGTMHLYPKGTEESHAPLKTLGIEPLSDSLTAALLKKLFANRKRNIKSVLLDQTLIAGLGNIYVDEVLFQAGIHPETSANKLSQPRLKKLKTAITEILSESVKHGGSSIRSYTNAVGETGGYQLKLFVYGRKNEACRVCGTEIERLVVAGRGTHICKTCQK comes from the coding sequence ATGCCTGAGTTACCTGAGGTCGAAAATGTCAAAAACACTTTGAATCGATTTCTTCCAGGAAAGATGATTACAGATGTGAAAATATACTGGGAAAATATTATTAAACATCCTGGGACAGAAGAATTCATTTTGAAACTAAAAGGTCAAACCTTTCAAAGTGTGTATCGAAGAGGTAAGTTTTTAATTTTTCATCTTGATGAGGATGTATTAGTTTCTCACCTAAGGATGGAAGGGAAATATGGGTTGAATCAAAAAGATGAACCTGCTGATAAACATACACATGTTATTTTTCAGTTCTCTGATGGAACCGAACTAAGATATCGAGATGTGAGAAAATTTGGGACGATGCATCTGTATCCAAAAGGAACAGAAGAAAGTCATGCACCATTGAAAACTTTAGGTATAGAACCATTATCAGATTCTTTAACAGCTGCACTCTTAAAAAAGCTGTTTGCTAATCGAAAACGTAACATAAAATCGGTATTGTTAGATCAGACTCTTATTGCTGGTTTAGGCAACATTTATGTCGATGAAGTATTATTTCAGGCTGGAATCCATCCAGAGACCTCAGCAAATAAATTAAGTCAGCCCCGGTTAAAGAAATTGAAAACCGCCATTACAGAAATTCTTTCTGAGTCTGTGAAACACGGGGGAAGCTCGATCCGCTCTTACACGAACGCGGTTGGTGAGACAGGTGGCTATCAGCTGAAACTATTTGTTTACGGTCGAAAAAATGAAGCATGTCGTGTATGTGGTACCGAGATTGAACGATTAGTTGTAGCAGGTAGAGGCACTCATATTTGTAAGACTTGTCAAAAATAA
- the polA gene encoding DNA polymerase I translates to MAKTNKLVLIDGNSIAYRAFFALPLLNNDKGVYTNAVYGFTQMLLKILEDEKPTHILVAFDAGKTTFRHKTFGEYKGGRQKTPPELSEQFPFIRQLLDAFKIKRYELENYEADDIIGTLASYAADGNWDVKVFTGDKDLLQLVTPDVEVVLTRKGITEVEAYTVEQVNERYGITPHQIIDMKGLMGDPSDNIPGVPGVGEKTAIKLIKQYGTIEKVLDSIDEISGAKLKERLTENKEQAIMSKELATITKEAPIEVSLEETNYDGYETSSVFPLFKELGFNSLLERLGGDDEILQDEEKEELNFKTVTKIEADMLKSPSSLIVETLTEDYHKAKIHGYAVSNDAGTFYIPSSLADQSEEFQEWLQDENQKKRMFDAKRAHVALHGQGILLNGIDFDIQLASYLLNPSESLDEVADVAKQYGKSNVDVNEAVYGKGAKKKLPEDEAVLAEHLSRKAYTVFELSDLLDEKLKENEQSDLFYQLEMPLALVLAKMEEFGVKVKSDTLQKMGADLDIQLTSLEKDIHELAGVSFNINSPKQLGEILFEKLDLPPVKKTKTGYSTSVDVLEKLEGKHEIINKILIYRQLGKLRSTYIEGLLKVVKEDTGKIHTRFNQVLAQTGRLSSIDPNLQNIPIRLEAGRKIRHAFVASQPGWKILAADYSQIELRVLAHISQDENLMEAFKTEMDVHTKTAMDVFHVEESEVTSEMRRHAKAVNFGIVYGISDYGLSQSLGITRKEAGEFIASYLDSFPGVQQYMKDSVSEAKQKGFVSTLLHRRRYLPEINSRNFNLRSFAERTAMNTPIQGTAADIIKKAMVDMDQRLIDEKLEAKMLLTVHDELIFEVPENELQKLEEIVCEVMESAVELDVPLKVDVNWGDSWFEAK, encoded by the coding sequence TTGGCAAAAACAAATAAATTAGTACTTATTGATGGAAATAGTATTGCATACAGAGCTTTTTTTGCTCTACCTCTTTTAAACAACGATAAAGGTGTTTATACAAACGCTGTGTACGGGTTTACACAGATGCTCTTGAAAATCTTAGAAGATGAGAAGCCTACACATATCCTCGTTGCTTTTGATGCCGGAAAAACAACATTCCGCCATAAGACATTTGGTGAATATAAAGGCGGCCGTCAGAAAACCCCACCAGAATTATCTGAGCAGTTTCCGTTTATCAGACAGTTATTAGATGCATTTAAAATCAAACGTTATGAGCTTGAAAATTATGAAGCAGATGACATTATTGGAACCCTTGCTTCTTATGCTGCAGATGGAAACTGGGATGTGAAAGTATTTACGGGAGATAAAGATCTACTTCAACTTGTTACGCCTGATGTTGAAGTCGTGTTAACTAGAAAAGGAATCACTGAGGTTGAGGCTTATACCGTAGAACAAGTGAACGAGCGCTACGGAATTACACCTCATCAAATCATAGATATGAAGGGCCTTATGGGAGACCCTTCCGACAATATTCCGGGAGTACCTGGAGTTGGTGAAAAAACTGCGATCAAGTTGATCAAGCAATATGGAACGATTGAAAAAGTTCTTGATTCAATAGATGAGATTTCAGGTGCTAAGCTTAAAGAACGATTAACAGAGAATAAAGAGCAAGCTATTATGAGTAAAGAGCTTGCTACGATAACGAAAGAAGCTCCTATTGAAGTCAGTCTGGAAGAAACGAATTATGATGGTTATGAAACGTCTTCTGTATTTCCTCTTTTCAAAGAGTTAGGGTTCAATTCATTGCTCGAACGATTAGGCGGAGATGATGAAATTCTTCAGGATGAGGAAAAAGAAGAACTTAACTTCAAAACGGTAACGAAAATTGAAGCTGACATGTTAAAAAGTCCTTCATCCCTGATCGTAGAAACGTTAACAGAAGATTATCATAAAGCTAAAATTCATGGTTACGCTGTAAGTAATGATGCGGGAACATTTTATATCCCTTCGAGTCTTGCTGATCAATCAGAAGAATTTCAGGAATGGCTGCAAGATGAGAACCAAAAGAAGAGAATGTTTGATGCGAAGAGAGCGCATGTAGCGTTACACGGACAAGGTATCTTGTTAAATGGTATTGATTTTGATATCCAGCTGGCTTCCTATCTCCTAAATCCTTCTGAATCGTTAGATGAAGTAGCAGATGTTGCGAAGCAGTATGGCAAATCTAATGTTGACGTGAATGAAGCAGTATATGGTAAAGGGGCTAAGAAAAAACTGCCAGAAGATGAAGCTGTTCTTGCTGAGCATCTTTCTAGAAAAGCATATACTGTCTTTGAATTGAGCGACCTGCTCGATGAGAAGTTAAAAGAAAATGAGCAGAGTGATCTATTCTATCAGCTAGAGATGCCATTAGCTCTCGTATTAGCCAAGATGGAAGAGTTCGGCGTAAAAGTAAAATCAGATACCCTTCAAAAGATGGGTGCTGACTTAGACATACAATTAACTTCACTTGAAAAAGATATTCACGAACTTGCTGGAGTATCATTTAATATAAACTCGCCTAAACAGTTGGGCGAAATATTATTTGAGAAGTTGGACTTGCCGCCTGTGAAGAAGACAAAGACGGGTTACTCAACTTCTGTTGATGTATTAGAGAAGTTAGAAGGCAAACATGAGATCATCAATAAGATCCTTATCTATCGTCAGCTCGGAAAGTTACGATCTACTTATATTGAAGGTCTGCTAAAAGTAGTAAAAGAAGATACGGGTAAGATTCATACACGCTTTAATCAGGTTCTCGCGCAAACGGGAAGACTGAGTTCTATCGATCCGAACCTTCAAAACATTCCGATTCGATTAGAAGCAGGAAGAAAGATCAGACATGCCTTTGTTGCCTCACAGCCTGGATGGAAAATCCTTGCGGCTGATTATTCACAGATCGAACTGCGCGTATTGGCTCATATCTCTCAAGATGAAAACTTGATGGAAGCCTTTAAGACAGAGATGGATGTTCATACGAAAACGGCCATGGACGTCTTTCATGTAGAAGAAAGCGAAGTTACTTCTGAGATGAGAAGACACGCTAAAGCTGTAAACTTTGGAATCGTATACGGAATCAGTGATTATGGCTTATCACAAAGCCTAGGGATCACGAGAAAAGAAGCTGGAGAATTTATTGCATCCTATTTGGATAGTTTCCCTGGTGTTCAACAGTATATGAAGGACAGTGTTTCTGAAGCCAAGCAAAAAGGGTTTGTTTCAACTCTGCTTCATAGACGACGTTATCTGCCTGAAATTAATAGTCGAAACTTTAACCTGCGTAGTTTTGCAGAAAGAACAGCAATGAACACACCGATTCAAGGAACAGCTGCAGACATCATAAAAAAAGCGATGGTCGATATGGATCAACGTTTAATCGACGAGAAACTTGAAGCAAAAATGCTGCTCACTGTACATGATGAACTTATTTTTGAAGTACCTGAAAATGAGCTGCAAAAACTAGAAGAGATTGTTTGCGAAGTGATGGAATCAGCAGTAGAACTTGATGTACCATTAAAGGTAGATGTGAATTGGGGAGATTCCTGGTTCGAAGCAAAATAA
- the pnpS gene encoding two-component system histidine kinase PnpS has translation MHDFKNRVLTFFLLGILLVFILLALIMGNIVHHSVKDKRMAFYKGELSLIEQVLKTEESKLVIMNLLRTASKDLDGEIYVLDSDWNVKYSSDINSPRNMSLFKKENVPNSEKLAQKNENGKLYYTLKKRDETGYIQVVIPEGAAESEERSIWIMMSIGFLICFIIILYVSLKVIHKIVRPVEEATQTAKELAKGNFKARTYEYFGEDIGELNYSLNVLARNLEKMTKSQESQHDRLITLIENMGSGLILIDKNGYINLVNKTFKELFKEHTDYWTGHLFYEVFPYTSIKDIVKETYLTEKKVRRNTVIPIHIDTKHFDVYSAPVMNARGKLKGIVLVFHDITELKKLEQVRKDFVANVSHELKTPITSLKGFAETLLDGAGENEEYRNKFLTIMLNESDRLQALIQDLLDLSKSEQGFHLETQSVDLGALVNDTFEILQPKAEKKGIALSVDISGETVMDGDSPRLKQIVINLVSNSLTYTPAGGRVNVSVEELEDHVKLLIKDTGIGIKESEIPRIFERFYRVDKARSRNSGGTGLGLAIVKHLVEAHHGTIEVQSKPGEGSQFTILFPKKLEL, from the coding sequence ATGCATGATTTTAAGAACCGAGTACTTACCTTTTTCCTGCTCGGTATTTTATTGGTTTTTATTCTATTAGCTCTAATCATGGGGAACATTGTCCATCATAGTGTGAAAGATAAAAGAATGGCTTTTTATAAAGGTGAATTAAGTTTGATCGAACAAGTTCTCAAGACTGAAGAATCAAAGCTAGTCATCATGAATCTTTTAAGAACGGCATCTAAAGATTTAGATGGTGAGATTTATGTCCTGGATTCAGATTGGAACGTGAAATATTCATCGGACATAAATAGTCCAAGAAACATGTCTTTGTTCAAAAAAGAAAATGTGCCGAATAGTGAGAAACTAGCTCAAAAGAATGAGAACGGCAAATTATACTATACGTTAAAAAAGAGAGACGAGACAGGATATATTCAGGTCGTTATACCAGAAGGTGCAGCAGAATCGGAAGAAAGATCGATTTGGATCATGATGTCGATCGGTTTCCTGATCTGTTTTATCATCATTTTATACGTGTCTCTTAAAGTGATTCATAAGATTGTCAGACCTGTAGAAGAGGCGACCCAGACTGCGAAAGAGCTTGCAAAAGGTAATTTTAAAGCAAGAACCTATGAGTATTTTGGAGAAGATATCGGAGAATTAAACTACTCATTAAACGTTTTAGCACGAAACTTAGAGAAGATGACAAAATCCCAAGAATCTCAGCATGATCGCTTGATAACATTAATAGAGAATATGGGAAGCGGACTTATTCTTATTGATAAAAACGGCTATATCAACTTAGTAAACAAAACGTTCAAAGAACTGTTTAAAGAACATACAGATTATTGGACGGGTCATCTTTTCTATGAAGTATTTCCTTACACATCCATCAAGGATATTGTAAAAGAAACGTATCTAACTGAAAAAAAGGTGAGAAGAAATACGGTTATCCCTATTCACATTGATACAAAACATTTTGATGTCTATAGTGCTCCTGTTATGAACGCAAGAGGTAAGCTTAAAGGAATCGTGCTTGTTTTTCACGATATTACAGAGCTTAAGAAACTCGAGCAAGTAAGGAAAGATTTCGTGGCTAATGTCTCACATGAACTTAAAACACCGATCACTTCTTTAAAAGGTTTTGCAGAGACTTTATTAGATGGTGCTGGTGAGAATGAAGAATATCGTAACAAGTTTTTAACGATCATGTTAAATGAAAGTGATCGGCTACAGGCATTAATACAAGACTTGTTAGATCTTTCTAAAAGTGAACAAGGGTTTCACCTAGAAACTCAATCTGTTGATCTTGGTGCTTTAGTGAACGATACCTTTGAGATTCTTCAGCCAAAAGCTGAAAAGAAAGGTATTGCTCTATCCGTAGATATTTCTGGTGAAACGGTTATGGATGGAGATTCACCTCGTTTGAAGCAGATCGTGATCAACCTTGTATCAAACAGCTTAACGTACACTCCTGCTGGTGGTCGCGTAAACGTAAGCGTGGAAGAATTGGAAGACCATGTGAAGTTACTGATCAAAGATACAGGAATCGGCATTAAGGAAAGTGAGATTCCACGAATATTCGAACGGTTCTACCGTGTAGATAAAGCTAGAAGTAGAAATTCAGGAGGTACTGGACTAGGGCTTGCCATAGTCAAGCATCTTGTGGAAGCGCATCACGGAACTATTGAAGTTCAGAGTAAGCCAGGGGAAGGGTCTCAGTTTACGATTCTATTTCCGAAGAAGTTGGAGTTGTAA
- a CDS encoding response regulator transcription factor: MSQKLLVVEDEISISTLLQFNLEQAGFQVVTAMDGKSGLEKAESEEPNLIILDLMLPEMDGIEVCKELRLRKLNIPILMLTAKDDEFDKVLGLELGADDYMTKPFSPREVVARVKAILRRSTSVNTESEKKKEEVEHLKIGEVDIYPENYEAYFKEKALELTPKEFELLVYLARHKSRVLSREQLLSAVWNYDFVGDTRIVDVHISHLREKIETNTRKPIYIKTIRGLGYKLEEPQ; the protein is encoded by the coding sequence ATGAGCCAAAAGTTACTCGTAGTAGAAGATGAAATTTCGATCTCAACATTGTTGCAATTTAACTTAGAACAAGCAGGATTTCAAGTAGTTACGGCAATGGATGGCAAGAGTGGATTAGAAAAAGCGGAAAGCGAAGAACCTAATCTAATCATATTAGACCTTATGCTGCCAGAAATGGATGGAATAGAAGTATGTAAAGAACTCCGTTTAAGAAAACTAAATATTCCTATTCTCATGTTAACGGCTAAGGATGATGAGTTTGATAAGGTGTTAGGCCTTGAGTTAGGTGCGGACGATTATATGACGAAACCATTCAGTCCAAGAGAAGTAGTTGCAAGGGTAAAGGCAATCCTCCGCAGGTCAACATCAGTCAATACAGAATCAGAAAAGAAAAAAGAAGAAGTAGAGCACCTTAAAATTGGTGAAGTTGATATTTATCCGGAAAACTATGAAGCATATTTCAAGGAGAAAGCACTAGAACTTACACCAAAAGAATTTGAACTGCTCGTCTATCTTGCTAGACATAAGAGTCGTGTCCTTTCGAGGGAACAGCTGCTTTCTGCAGTTTGGAACTATGATTTTGTAGGGGATACTCGAATTGTTGATGTTCATATCAGTCATTTAAGAGAGAAAATCGAGACTAATACACGTAAGCCAATTTATATTAAAACCATAAGGGGATTAGGATATAAGCTAGAGGAGCCTCAATAA
- a CDS encoding MaoC family dehydratase, translated as MLIGKKRKLGRKIDEIQAGEKLEMQETIEDKDLLLYLGLTNDNNPLFIQHDYATLTPYKKPVVPQVMLMGMVTSAVSKYLPGPGSSIVESSFTFIKPVYHYSKLTFLFQITEVNRDKHIVNMNVRAENEEGIEVLKSTLQVCPPYATKSITSNTMENF; from the coding sequence ATGCTGATAGGAAAAAAACGAAAACTTGGAAGAAAAATAGATGAGATCCAAGCTGGAGAAAAATTAGAGATGCAAGAAACGATAGAAGATAAAGATCTTCTTCTGTATTTAGGCTTAACGAATGACAATAACCCATTATTTATCCAACACGATTATGCAACACTAACACCTTATAAAAAGCCCGTCGTCCCTCAGGTTATGTTAATGGGAATGGTGACATCAGCGGTATCAAAATATTTACCGGGTCCTGGTAGTTCCATCGTAGAATCCAGTTTTACATTTATTAAACCCGTTTATCATTATTCGAAATTAACTTTTTTGTTTCAAATTACGGAAGTTAACAGAGATAAGCATATTGTTAATATGAACGTTAGAGCTGAAAATGAGGAAGGAATTGAAGTGCTGAAGAGCACTTTGCAAGTTTGTCCCCCATATGCTACAAAATCAATTACATCTAATACGATGGAAAATTTCTAA
- the mdh gene encoding malate dehydrogenase, which translates to MANKRKKISVIGGGFTGATTAFILGQKEVGDVVLVDIPQMENPTKGKALDMMEASPVQGFDASITGTSDYADTAESDVVVITAGIARKPGMSRDDLVNTNAGIMKSVTKEIVKHSPDCTIIVLTNPVDAMTYTVLKESGFPKSRVIGQSGILDTARFRTFVAMELNVSVKDVTGFVLGGHGDDMVPLVRYSYAGGIPLEKLISKERLDAIVERTRKGGGEIVNLLGNGSAYYAPAASLVEMVEAIVKDQRRVLPSIAFLEGEYGYDGICLGVPTILGGGGLEEIIELELTAEEKAALDQSAESVKSVMKVLA; encoded by the coding sequence ATGGCTAACAAACGAAAAAAGATTTCGGTTATTGGTGGAGGATTTACAGGAGCAACAACGGCTTTTATCTTAGGTCAAAAAGAAGTTGGGGATGTAGTATTAGTTGATATTCCTCAAATGGAAAACCCTACAAAAGGTAAAGCGCTCGACATGATGGAAGCAAGTCCTGTTCAAGGTTTTGATGCGTCAATTACAGGTACTAGCGATTATGCAGATACAGCTGAATCTGATGTAGTGGTCATAACAGCGGGAATTGCTCGTAAGCCTGGGATGAGCCGTGATGACCTCGTGAACACAAACGCTGGGATCATGAAAAGTGTAACGAAAGAAATCGTTAAACATTCTCCTGATTGCACGATTATCGTTTTAACAAATCCAGTTGATGCGATGACTTACACTGTATTAAAAGAGTCTGGTTTCCCTAAAAGCCGTGTAATCGGACAATCTGGAATACTAGATACAGCACGTTTCCGTACGTTTGTTGCTATGGAGCTTAACGTTTCTGTAAAAGATGTTACTGGTTTTGTTCTTGGTGGTCACGGAGACGATATGGTGCCACTCGTACGCTACTCTTATGCAGGTGGAATTCCGTTAGAGAAATTAATCTCTAAAGAACGTCTAGATGCAATTGTTGAGCGCACACGTAAAGGTGGAGGAGAGATCGTTAATCTCTTAGGTAACGGATCTGCTTATTATGCTCCAGCAGCTTCTTTAGTTGAGATGGTAGAAGCGATTGTTAAAGATCAGCGTAGAGTGCTTCCATCTATCGCTTTCTTAGAAGGTGAATATGGATACGATGGTATCTGTCTTGGCGTTCCAACGATTCTTGGCGGTGGTGGTCTAGAAGAGATCATCGAACTTGAGCTGACTGCAGAAGAGAAAGCAGCGCTCGATCAATCGGCTGAATCTGTTAAATCAGTTATGAAAGTATTAGCATAA
- the icd gene encoding NADP-dependent isocitrate dehydrogenase — MSNGERITVDNGVLNVPNQPVIPFIEGDGTGPDIWAAASRVLEAAVEKAYNGEKKIVWKEVLAGEKAFNQTGEWLPAETLDVIRDYIIAIKGPLTTPVGGGIRSLNVALRQELDLFTCLRPVQYFKGVPSPVKRPEDTNMVIFRENTEDIYAGIEYASGSDEVKKLIQFLQDEMGANKIRFPETSGIGIKPVSSEGTQRLVRAAIQYAINEGRKSVTLVHKGNIMKYTEGAFKNWGYELAEAEFGDKVFTWAQYDRIVEESGKDAANKAQADAEAAGKIIVKDSIADIFLQQILTRPAEFDVVATMNLNGDYISDALAAQVGGIGIAPGANINYETGHAIFEATHGTAPKYAGLDKVNPSSVILSGVLMLEHLGWGEAAKLVLSSMENTIASKVVTYDFARLMDGATEVKCSEFADELIKNM, encoded by the coding sequence ATGTCTAACGGAGAACGTATTACAGTCGACAATGGTGTATTAAACGTACCAAATCAACCGGTGATCCCTTTTATCGAAGGTGACGGTACAGGTCCTGATATTTGGGCTGCTGCTTCACGTGTATTAGAAGCTGCTGTTGAAAAAGCATATAATGGTGAGAAAAAGATCGTTTGGAAAGAAGTATTAGCAGGAGAGAAAGCATTTAACCAAACAGGTGAGTGGCTTCCTGCAGAAACTCTTGATGTGATTCGCGATTACATAATTGCGATTAAAGGACCTTTAACAACGCCAGTAGGCGGAGGGATCCGTTCTTTAAACGTTGCTTTAAGACAAGAGTTAGATCTATTTACTTGTCTACGTCCTGTTCAATACTTTAAAGGTGTTCCTTCACCAGTTAAACGTCCTGAAGACACAAACATGGTTATTTTCCGTGAGAATACAGAAGATATCTATGCTGGTATCGAATATGCAAGTGGATCTGATGAAGTTAAAAAGTTGATTCAATTCCTACAAGATGAAATGGGTGCTAACAAAATCCGTTTCCCTGAAACTTCTGGTATTGGTATCAAGCCTGTATCTTCAGAAGGTACTCAACGTCTTGTTCGTGCAGCTATTCAATATGCGATCAACGAAGGACGTAAGAGTGTAACTTTAGTTCATAAAGGAAACATCATGAAGTATACAGAGGGTGCTTTCAAGAACTGGGGATATGAGTTAGCAGAAGCTGAGTTTGGTGACAAAGTATTCACATGGGCTCAGTATGACCGTATCGTTGAAGAAAGCGGAAAAGATGCTGCAAACAAAGCACAAGCAGATGCTGAAGCTGCAGGAAAGATCATTGTTAAAGACTCTATCGCTGATATCTTCTTACAACAGATCTTAACTCGTCCAGCTGAGTTTGATGTAGTTGCTACAATGAACTTAAATGGAGATTACATCTCTGATGCTCTTGCAGCACAAGTTGGTGGTATCGGTATCGCACCAGGTGCTAACATCAACTACGAAACAGGACATGCTATCTTTGAAGCAACTCATGGTACTGCACCAAAGTATGCTGGTCTTGATAAAGTAAACCCATCATCTGTAATTCTTTCAGGTGTGTTGATGCTTGAACATCTAGGATGGGGAGAAGCTGCTAAATTAGTACTTTCTTCTATGGAAAACACAATCGCAAGTAAAGTTGTTACTTACGATTTCGCACGTTTGATGGACGGCGCTACAGAAGTTAAATGTTCTGAGTTTGCTGACGAACTAATTAAAAACATGTAA